One segment of Sphingomonas telluris DNA contains the following:
- a CDS encoding potassium transporter Kup — MNVTSTGAAEAAVPQDAAHGHAHGSLTKLAIGAVGIVFGDIGTSPIYAFRETFAGHHTLRVDQLHVYGVLSLIFWSMMIIVTLKYVTIIMRADNKGEGGSLALLALINRQIGGKKRWTAGIVLLGVFATSLFYGDSMITPAVSVLSAVEGLTTVNAGLQPWVVPISVGILVGLFAIQSHGTARVGAMFGPIMLLYFATIAVLGLMHAVHRPEIALAMFNPWHFVQFFIDEPTRAFIALGSVVLAVTGAEALYADMGHFGRKPIRVSWLYFVLPALLFNYMGQGAMLMSMTPAQAMETVKNPFFYLAPDMLRLPLVLLATAAAIIASQAVISGAFSVTQQAIQLGFVPRLRIAHTSESAAGQIYIPVVNWALMIMVILLVIMFGSSSNLAAAYGIAVTGAMLIDAVLISVVLLQLWNWNRALSIALLVLFFTVDGLYLGANLLKIPAGGWFPLLIGAIAFTLLTTWAKGRQLLIARMDEASLPMEIFIKSAAPSATRVPGTAVFMTSSASGVPHALLHNLKHNKVLHERVLLLTVKIEDVPYVPEEKRSETRDYSAGFYRVVLHYGFMEEVNVPAELTKLEQCGPACKMMDTSFFLARQTLIASARPGMAIWREKLFSWMLRNAESAMEFFKLPTNRVVELGSQVEI; from the coding sequence ATGAATGTCACGAGCACGGGAGCAGCAGAAGCTGCGGTCCCACAAGATGCTGCACATGGGCACGCGCACGGGTCGCTGACGAAGCTCGCCATCGGCGCCGTCGGTATCGTCTTCGGCGATATCGGAACGTCGCCTATCTACGCCTTCCGCGAGACCTTCGCGGGGCATCACACGCTGCGAGTGGACCAGCTCCACGTCTACGGCGTGCTGAGCCTCATCTTCTGGTCGATGATGATCATCGTGACGCTGAAGTACGTCACGATCATCATGCGCGCCGACAACAAGGGTGAGGGCGGCAGCCTCGCGTTGCTGGCTCTTATCAATCGTCAGATCGGTGGGAAGAAGAGATGGACGGCGGGGATCGTCCTCCTCGGCGTTTTTGCGACTTCGCTCTTCTACGGCGACTCGATGATCACGCCAGCAGTGTCCGTGCTTTCTGCAGTCGAGGGTCTGACGACCGTCAACGCCGGGCTCCAGCCGTGGGTCGTGCCAATTTCCGTTGGCATTCTGGTAGGGCTCTTCGCGATCCAGTCGCACGGGACCGCGCGCGTCGGCGCCATGTTCGGGCCGATCATGCTCCTCTATTTCGCCACCATCGCGGTCCTGGGTCTGATGCATGCTGTGCACCGGCCCGAGATTGCGCTCGCCATGTTCAACCCATGGCACTTCGTCCAGTTTTTCATCGATGAGCCGACGCGCGCTTTCATCGCGCTCGGGTCGGTCGTTCTCGCCGTGACCGGAGCCGAGGCTCTCTATGCGGACATGGGTCACTTCGGGCGCAAGCCGATCCGCGTGTCGTGGCTCTACTTTGTCCTGCCTGCCCTGTTGTTCAACTACATGGGTCAGGGCGCGATGCTCATGTCGATGACCCCTGCGCAGGCGATGGAGACGGTCAAGAACCCATTCTTCTATCTCGCGCCGGACATGCTGCGCCTGCCGCTGGTGCTTCTCGCCACGGCCGCCGCGATCATTGCCAGCCAGGCCGTAATCTCGGGCGCCTTTTCCGTGACGCAGCAGGCTATCCAGCTGGGCTTCGTTCCTCGCTTGAGGATCGCTCACACCAGTGAGAGCGCCGCCGGCCAGATTTACATTCCGGTCGTGAACTGGGCGCTCATGATTATGGTCATCTTGCTCGTGATCATGTTCGGCAGCTCTTCGAACCTCGCTGCGGCCTACGGTATCGCGGTTACCGGCGCGATGCTCATTGATGCGGTCTTGATCTCCGTCGTCCTGCTGCAGCTGTGGAATTGGAACCGCGCGCTTTCGATTGCGCTCCTGGTGCTCTTCTTTACCGTCGACGGACTCTATCTCGGCGCGAACCTTTTGAAGATCCCCGCCGGCGGCTGGTTCCCGCTGTTGATTGGCGCGATTGCTTTCACGCTCCTCACGACCTGGGCGAAAGGCCGGCAGCTGCTGATCGCGCGCATGGACGAAGCCAGCTTGCCGATGGAAATCTTCATCAAGTCGGCGGCGCCGAGCGCCACTCGTGTGCCGGGAACGGCGGTCTTCATGACGAGCTCCGCCAGCGGCGTTCCGCACGCCCTCCTGCACAACCTCAAGCACAACAAGGTGCTTCATGAGCGCGTGCTCCTGCTGACCGTGAAGATCGAGGACGTACCCTACGTTCCGGAAGAGAAGAGGTCAGAAACGCGCGACTATTCCGCGGGCTTCTATCGCGTCGTTCTGCACTACGGCTTCATGGAAGAGGTGAACGTCCCTGCGGAGCTGACGAAGCTCGAGCAATGCGGGCCTGCCTGCAAGATGATGGACACCAGCTTCTTCCTGGCGCGGCAGACCCTCATTGCATCGGCCAGGCCCGGCATGGCGATCTGGCGCGAGAAATTGTTCTCCTGGATGCTTCGCAATGCGGAAAGCGCAATGGAGTTCTTCAAGCTTCCGACCAATCGGGTGGTCGAGCTCGGCAGTCAGGTGGAAATCTGA
- a CDS encoding PRC-barrel domain-containing protein has protein sequence MAEVISWIATVATVIAASMTAANLGSRITGYGFCVFLVGSLSWLASGLMTDQPALVSTNAVLTVLNVFGIWRWLGRQAKIEEGGSSAAAASQETPGETLFPVSLLLRAPVEDSNGQVLGTCVDAMAGCASGRLRYVVASEGGVAGVGETLRRLEWSDVSPEGDRLMSKVSAKQLPKLEQLERDQWPAR, from the coding sequence ATGGCTGAAGTGATTTCCTGGATAGCGACTGTCGCCACTGTGATTGCGGCGTCGATGACTGCGGCGAACCTCGGATCGAGAATCACCGGATATGGTTTCTGCGTGTTTCTCGTGGGCTCCCTCTCATGGCTGGCCTCAGGCCTGATGACGGATCAGCCTGCGCTCGTCTCGACCAATGCGGTTCTGACGGTGCTGAACGTCTTCGGGATCTGGCGCTGGCTAGGCCGACAGGCGAAGATCGAGGAAGGCGGTTCATCGGCCGCTGCGGCAAGCCAGGAGACGCCCGGCGAAACGCTGTTTCCGGTATCCTTGCTGCTGCGCGCGCCAGTCGAGGATAGCAATGGGCAGGTCCTTGGTACCTGCGTCGATGCGATGGCTGGATGCGCGAGCGGAAGGCTTCGCTATGTCGTGGCTTCCGAAGGCGGTGTAGCCGGGGTGGGGGAGACCCTGCGGCGGCTCGAATGGTCCGACGTTAGTCCCGAAGGCGATCGGTTGATGTCGAAGGTCAGCGCGAAACAATTGCCGAAACTTGAGCAACTGGAGCGGGACCAGTGGCCGGCCCGCTGA
- a CDS encoding 2'-5' RNA ligase family protein: MAGPLIVTAELGSDDFAWLNGLRRQHYPADRNVVPAHMSLFRALPPSAEAEIRHVLAEIASRKAPRAALSGLMDLGGGVAFRIVSEELDRLREEISARFHGLLSAQDAGGWIPHVTIQNKVPPREARALSNSIGARYDRRPLRISGLGLHQYLGGPWETLRTYSFRS; the protein is encoded by the coding sequence GTGGCCGGCCCGCTGATAGTCACTGCAGAACTCGGTTCGGACGACTTCGCATGGCTCAATGGGTTGAGACGGCAGCATTATCCTGCCGATCGCAACGTCGTGCCCGCTCATATGTCGCTGTTCAGAGCCTTGCCGCCCTCCGCCGAGGCCGAAATTAGGCACGTGCTCGCGGAGATTGCTTCACGCAAAGCACCGCGCGCCGCTCTCTCCGGCCTGATGGATCTGGGCGGCGGGGTTGCCTTCCGAATCGTCTCCGAGGAACTCGATCGGTTGCGGGAGGAAATATCCGCCCGTTTTCACGGTCTGCTCAGCGCTCAGGATGCCGGCGGCTGGATCCCTCACGTCACCATACAAAACAAGGTGCCGCCGCGGGAGGCGAGGGCGCTCAGTAACTCGATCGGCGCCAGGTACGATCGGCGGCCCTTAAGGATCTCGGGACTCGGTCTCCACCAGTATCTTGGCGGGCCGTGGGAGACCCTGAGAACCTATTCGTTCCGATCCTAG
- a CDS encoding DUF3775 domain-containing protein translates to MDPLTPLETLCRIILRAREYEAQTPTDYDGGEAADNVDDEQEGALSVLDDSINDSVEEELRAVFEDLGEDQLAEVLAFCWVGQGTYDVGDWDEAMEEASDLTKDGSDAAIDELMEMPMLASVLDAGLAAFDLSCEGIGNLS, encoded by the coding sequence ATGGACCCGTTGACCCCTCTGGAAACCCTCTGCCGGATCATCCTCCGGGCGCGCGAGTACGAGGCCCAAACCCCCACCGACTATGATGGCGGCGAAGCAGCCGACAACGTGGACGATGAGCAGGAGGGCGCGCTTTCGGTGCTCGATGATTCGATCAACGACAGCGTGGAAGAAGAGCTTCGCGCCGTGTTCGAGGATCTCGGCGAGGATCAGCTCGCCGAAGTTCTCGCCTTCTGCTGGGTCGGCCAGGGCACCTACGACGTCGGCGACTGGGATGAGGCGATGGAGGAAGCTAGCGATCTCACCAAGGACGGCAGCGACGCGGCAATCGACGAGCTTATGGAGATGCCAATGCTTGCTTCGGTCCTCGATGCCGGCCTCGCTGCCTTCGACCTGAGCTGCGAAGGCATCGGGAATCTCTCCTAG
- a CDS encoding energy transducer TonB has product MEALRNEDQGTVTAKLAVDERGRVMRCEVSVSSGSDALDSRTCEILSNRARFEPARDESGHPVADTYTQRITWRLEG; this is encoded by the coding sequence ATGGAAGCTCTTCGGAATGAGGACCAGGGGACCGTCACCGCTAAATTGGCAGTCGACGAGCGCGGGAGAGTTATGCGGTGTGAAGTAAGCGTGAGCAGCGGCTCAGACGCGCTCGACTCCAGGACCTGCGAAATCCTCTCGAACAGAGCTCGCTTCGAACCCGCGAGGGACGAGAGCGGTCATCCAGTCGCGGATACCTACACGCAGCGCATCACCTGGCGGCTGGAAGGCTAA
- a CDS encoding WGxxGxxG-CTERM domain-containing protein, producing MRNATVFILAAALIAAPAAAQNDTNASTDAANVTATNDVSAVDANAAMAANTVAVEPGPLPDESAAAPPPPPPPPPRERGFPWGAIGLVGLVGLLGRRRRD from the coding sequence ATGCGCAATGCGACAGTCTTCATCCTGGCGGCAGCGCTGATTGCAGCGCCAGCAGCCGCGCAAAACGATACCAACGCAAGTACGGACGCAGCGAACGTCACGGCGACGAACGACGTTTCAGCGGTCGACGCTAATGCCGCGATGGCCGCGAACACCGTGGCCGTCGAGCCGGGACCGCTTCCGGACGAATCCGCGGCGGCACCTCCGCCCCCGCCTCCTCCGCCGCCTAGGGAACGTGGCTTCCCGTGGGGCGCGATCGGCTTGGTCGGACTCGTTGGCCTTCTCGGCCGTAGACGCCGCGACTGA
- the proS gene encoding proline--tRNA ligase has protein sequence MRVSRYFLPVLKESPSDAQIVSHKLMLRAGLVRQTAAGIYAWLPIGYRVLQKIEQIVREEQDRAGAIEMLMPTIQAADLWRESGRYDAYGPEMLRIRDRHDREMLYGPTNEEMLTAIVRDELKSYRELPRTLYHIQWKFRDEVRPRFGVMRGREFLMKDAYSFDLDEAGARQSYYTQLLAYLRTFQRMGIQAVPMKAASGPIGGDLSHEFIVLAPTGESEVFYDAAFEEFDWQQSDLQYGDAEGLQKLFDQVSSTYSATDETHDESRWATIAKDRQRTGRGIEVGHIFYFGDKYSAAMGLKVSGQDGKPVTPMMGSYGVGVSRLVGAIIEASHDDAGIIWPESVAPWKVGVVTMRQDDDASVAAAEELYGNLQLAGVETAYDDRDERGGAKLATMDLIGLPWQVIVGPRGVAGGTVELKRRSSGERHELSVESALARLTE, from the coding sequence TTGCGCGTTTCCCGCTATTTCCTGCCGGTTTTGAAAGAGAGCCCTTCGGACGCGCAAATCGTCAGTCACAAGCTGATGCTGCGCGCCGGCCTCGTTCGTCAGACTGCAGCGGGTATCTATGCCTGGCTGCCCATCGGCTACCGGGTCCTTCAGAAGATCGAGCAGATCGTTCGCGAAGAGCAGGACCGCGCCGGCGCCATCGAAATGCTCATGCCCACAATCCAGGCCGCAGACTTGTGGCGCGAGAGCGGCCGTTACGACGCGTACGGGCCCGAGATGCTGCGTATACGAGATCGCCACGATCGCGAGATGCTCTACGGGCCGACGAACGAGGAAATGCTTACGGCGATCGTTCGCGATGAGCTCAAAAGCTATCGCGAGCTTCCGCGCACGCTCTACCACATCCAGTGGAAGTTCCGGGACGAGGTCCGTCCGCGGTTCGGCGTGATGCGCGGCCGCGAGTTCCTGATGAAGGACGCGTACAGCTTCGACCTTGACGAAGCGGGCGCCCGGCAGAGCTATTACACGCAGCTTCTCGCCTATCTCCGCACCTTCCAGCGCATGGGCATCCAGGCGGTACCCATGAAGGCGGCGTCGGGTCCGATTGGCGGAGACCTCAGCCACGAGTTCATCGTTCTCGCTCCGACCGGCGAGAGCGAAGTGTTCTACGATGCGGCCTTCGAGGAGTTCGACTGGCAGCAGTCCGACCTGCAGTACGGCGATGCAGAGGGCCTTCAGAAGCTGTTCGACCAGGTCAGCTCCACCTATTCCGCCACGGACGAGACGCATGACGAGTCGCGCTGGGCGACGATCGCGAAGGATCGTCAGCGCACCGGACGCGGAATCGAGGTCGGCCACATCTTCTACTTCGGCGACAAATATTCCGCAGCCATGGGCCTCAAGGTCTCCGGGCAGGACGGAAAGCCGGTCACGCCGATGATGGGCAGCTACGGCGTAGGCGTGTCGCGCCTTGTCGGAGCGATCATCGAGGCGAGCCATGACGATGCGGGCATCATCTGGCCCGAAAGCGTCGCACCGTGGAAGGTTGGCGTGGTCACGATGCGCCAGGACGACGATGCCAGCGTCGCCGCCGCCGAGGAGCTGTACGGCAATCTGCAGCTCGCGGGGGTCGAGACCGCCTATGACGACCGCGACGAGCGGGGCGGGGCCAAGCTCGCGACGATGGACCTCATCGGGCTGCCGTGGCAGGTGATCGTCGGCCCGCGCGGGGTCGCCGGGGGCACGGTGGAACTCAAGCGCCGTTCATCTGGCGAGCGCCATGAGCTGAGTGTGGAATCCGCGCTGGCAAGGCTCACCGAATGA
- a CDS encoding lipoprotein-releasing ABC transporter permease subunit, giving the protein MILNRYERTVARRYLLPGKGEGFIFLVASISLFAVALGVAALIIVMSVMNGFRAELFDKIVGLNGHAIVQGYDGRLSNWQQISDTAKKLPGVTSATPLIEQPLMASANGRVEGVIVRGMRLDDIRRNPVITGNVKAGSLASITPGSGRVAIGSRLAETLGAYPGSEISLISPDGRSTVMGTVPRIVTYQVGAIFEVGVYDYDKAFVLMPMQDAQTLLLMGDQVGMVEIQTTNPDKVRDILAPLQPQLQGKGIVVDWQQMNSALFEALEIERVAMFVVLSLIVVVAVFNILSSLIMLVRAKTRDIAILRTMGASRRSMMKVFVTVGVTIGSLGIVLGLILGSIFLFFRQGVVNFVQLITGQNLWDPSVRFLSELPAKTDPVEVTAIILIALILSFLATLYPAWKAASTDPVQVLRYE; this is encoded by the coding sequence ATGATCCTCAACAGGTACGAGCGCACCGTCGCTCGCCGCTACTTGCTTCCCGGCAAGGGCGAGGGGTTCATATTCCTCGTCGCGTCGATCAGCCTGTTCGCTGTCGCTCTCGGCGTCGCGGCGCTCATCATCGTGATGAGCGTGATGAACGGCTTCCGCGCCGAGCTCTTCGACAAGATCGTCGGCCTGAACGGCCATGCGATCGTCCAGGGCTATGACGGCCGTCTGAGCAATTGGCAGCAAATCTCTGATACGGCGAAGAAATTGCCGGGTGTCACGTCCGCGACGCCACTCATCGAGCAGCCGCTCATGGCCTCAGCCAACGGTCGTGTGGAAGGCGTTATTGTTCGCGGCATGCGGCTCGACGACATTCGCCGCAATCCGGTCATCACGGGCAATGTGAAGGCCGGAAGCCTCGCATCGATTACGCCGGGGAGCGGACGCGTGGCCATTGGATCGCGGCTTGCGGAGACGCTCGGCGCTTATCCGGGCAGCGAGATCAGCCTGATCAGCCCGGATGGCCGCTCCACCGTCATGGGCACGGTACCGCGCATAGTGACGTATCAGGTCGGCGCGATCTTCGAGGTGGGCGTCTACGATTACGACAAGGCCTTCGTGCTGATGCCCATGCAGGATGCTCAGACGCTTCTGCTGATGGGCGATCAGGTCGGGATGGTTGAAATCCAGACGACGAATCCGGACAAGGTGCGCGACATCCTGGCGCCGCTTCAGCCGCAGCTGCAGGGCAAGGGCATCGTCGTCGACTGGCAGCAGATGAACTCGGCGCTGTTCGAAGCCCTGGAGATCGAGCGCGTCGCCATGTTCGTGGTGCTGTCGCTCATCGTCGTTGTGGCGGTGTTCAACATCCTGTCGTCGCTGATCATGCTTGTCCGGGCCAAGACGAGGGACATTGCGATCCTGCGAACAATGGGCGCGAGCCGGCGGAGCATGATGAAGGTCTTCGTCACTGTTGGCGTCACCATCGGCTCCCTCGGCATCGTTCTGGGACTGATCCTCGGTTCGATCTTCCTGTTCTTCAGGCAGGGGGTCGTGAACTTCGTCCAGCTGATCACCGGGCAGAATTTGTGGGACCCGTCGGTCCGCTTCCTGTCTGAGCTCCCGGCCAAGACGGACCCCGTCGAGGTGACTGCAATCATCCTCATCGCGCTGATCCTGTCGTTCCTCGCGACGCTTTACCCCGCGTGGAAGGCTGCCAGCACCGATCCCGTACAGGTGCTCCGTTATGAGTGA
- a CDS encoding ABC transporter ATP-binding protein gives MSEAVLSLRGLKRSFTQGDVTIEVLRGIDLDVQPGEIVALLGPSGSGKSTLLQAVGLLEGGFQGSIRIQGKEAASLSDDARTELRRDALGFVYQFHHLLPEFNARENVVLPQLIHGAVPDAANTRAEQLLTALGLSARLDHRPSKLSGGEQQRVAVARALANKPPLVLADEPTGNLDETTADTVLAEFLSLVRGEGSAALVATHNERLAAKMDRVVRLHEGLLQ, from the coding sequence ATGAGTGAGGCCGTCCTTTCGCTCCGCGGCCTCAAGCGGAGCTTCACCCAGGGTGACGTCACCATCGAGGTGCTTCGCGGCATCGATCTCGACGTACAGCCGGGGGAGATCGTTGCGCTGCTGGGACCTTCCGGCTCAGGAAAGTCGACGCTTCTGCAGGCCGTCGGCTTGCTCGAAGGCGGCTTCCAGGGATCGATCCGCATCCAGGGCAAGGAAGCCGCGTCGCTTTCGGATGACGCTCGCACGGAGCTTCGGCGCGACGCCTTGGGCTTCGTCTACCAATTCCATCACCTGCTGCCTGAGTTCAACGCACGGGAAAATGTCGTGCTTCCGCAGCTCATTCACGGCGCCGTTCCCGATGCCGCTAATACCCGCGCAGAGCAGCTGTTGACTGCATTGGGGCTCTCGGCGCGTCTAGACCATCGCCCATCGAAACTGTCGGGCGGTGAGCAGCAGCGCGTTGCGGTTGCACGAGCACTTGCGAACAAGCCGCCGCTCGTCCTCGCCGACGAACCCACCGGCAACCTCGACGAGACTACGGCCGACACCGTCCTTGCGGAATTCCTCTCGCTCGTTCGCGGCGAGGGGAGCGCGGCGCTCGTCGCCACTCACAACGAACGGCTGGCGGCGAAGATGGATCGGGTAGTCCGCCTGCACGAAGGTCTTCTGCAATAG
- a CDS encoding lysozyme inhibitor LprI family protein gives MQQRLSPTMIAAIALGLLVLVIVGTMVFRSSSGDDDRLTGARTAQGEDPEKLCASQATYDLIKREIFRRASALRGSDRATFDAIGGYSSIRIEAPMMTDENGETGGVTCSGTLTVDLPPGVSVVGGRRSLSAELTYAVQPAADGTGNVVTLTNADGIITPLATLAKTAAPPADDAVQNGVANDVVTSPVAPTDPLAPAPEVGQSPANTGTANPSFSCSAARSSGEVAVCNDPGLAALDRRMASQFNSAMAGANPQQRAVLSRTRDAFLRYRDQCPSNDCIAQTYQGRMREIRDIMRGDWQAR, from the coding sequence GTGCAACAGCGTCTCAGCCCAACGATGATCGCGGCCATCGCGCTCGGTCTCCTCGTCCTCGTTATTGTAGGCACAATGGTGTTCCGAAGCTCGAGCGGCGACGACGATCGCCTGACGGGAGCGCGGACGGCGCAAGGGGAAGATCCCGAAAAGCTCTGCGCCAGCCAGGCAACCTACGACCTGATCAAACGCGAGATCTTCCGCCGGGCGTCCGCGCTAAGGGGCAGCGATCGGGCGACGTTCGATGCGATTGGCGGCTATTCTTCGATCCGCATCGAAGCGCCGATGATGACCGACGAGAATGGCGAGACCGGCGGCGTGACCTGCAGCGGAACGCTTACGGTGGATTTGCCGCCGGGCGTTTCGGTCGTCGGCGGACGGCGTTCCCTCAGCGCCGAGCTGACCTATGCGGTCCAGCCGGCGGCTGATGGGACCGGCAACGTGGTGACGCTGACGAATGCCGACGGCATCATCACGCCTCTCGCCACTCTCGCGAAAACGGCCGCGCCGCCTGCGGACGACGCTGTCCAGAACGGCGTTGCGAATGACGTCGTGACATCGCCCGTCGCGCCGACAGATCCCTTGGCGCCGGCGCCCGAGGTGGGACAGTCGCCTGCCAACACTGGAACTGCGAACCCAAGCTTCAGCTGCTCCGCCGCGCGATCGTCAGGGGAAGTCGCGGTCTGCAACGATCCCGGCCTCGCCGCTCTCGATCGCCGCATGGCGAGCCAGTTCAACAGTGCCATGGCGGGTGCAAACCCCCAGCAGCGCGCTGTGCTCTCCCGGACCCGCGACGCTTTCCTGCGCTATCGCGATCAGTGCCCGAGCAACGACTGCATCGCGCAGACGTATCAGGGCCGTATGCGCGAGATTCGCGACATCATGCGGGGCGACTGGCAGGCGCGCTAA